Proteins from a single region of Thunnus albacares chromosome 14, fThuAlb1.1, whole genome shotgun sequence:
- the LOC122996560 gene encoding protein phosphatase 1 regulatory subunit 3C-B-like encodes MSAASVLRSFSPSAMPGPVMPMDVAMRFYISHSPPPLRGFLSSYEDLQRAKNRVNQSTARSRDQQLYKPLRPCLSSQQKAVDDVSWSNGKASKKRVVFADTKGMSLTAIHVFSKFDDEPYQNKRCVGITEELQFDMTDLETATRDLKISSARSLVLDFKQPSADYLDFRNRLIQNSVCLENCSLQERSLTGTIKVRNIGFQKSVQVRATFDSWVSFTDVDCTFMNNVYGCQDSDTFAFVLDLPAHIAPQNRVEFCICFSVQDQTFWDNNDGKNYVLKHVGWNGEDLNALSPAASVEPKRTSSEHKNGGVKVLEMEFDQFGSPRMSSGLFPGWQSWGQIDNTVPYW; translated from the exons atgAGTGCTGCAAG CGTGCTCAGGTCGTTCAGTCCATCAGCAATGCCTGGCCCAGTGATGCCGATGGACGTGGCTATGAGATTCTACATCAGCcactctccccctcctctccgcGGGTTTCTCAGCTCCTACGAGGACCTGCAAAGGGCCAAGAACCGAGTCAACCAGTCCACCGCCCGCAGCCGCGACCAGCAGCTATACAAACCCCTGCGGCCCTGCCTCAGCAGCCAGCAGAAAGCGGTGGACGATGTGAGCTGGAGCAATGGCAAGGCCAGCAAGAAGAGGGTGGTGTTCGCCGACACCAAGGGCATGTCTCTCACCGCCATCCACGTCTTCTCCAAATTCGATGACGAGCCGTATCAAAACAAGCGATGCGTGGGGATCACGGAAGAGCTGCAGTTTGACATGACGGACCTGGAAACAGCCACAAGGGATCTAAAGATCAGTTCTGCACGTAGCCTGGTGCTAGACTTTAAACAGCCCTCAGCCGACTACTTGGACTTCAGGAACCGCCTGATTCAGAACTCGGTCTGCTTGGAGAACTGCTCGCTGCAGGAGCGCTCGCTGACCGGCACCATCAAGGTCAGGAACATCGGGTTTCAGAAGTCGGTGCAGGTGCGTGCCACCTTCGACTCGTGGGTCAGCTTCACCGACGTCGACTGCACCTTCATGAATAACGTCTACGGCTGCCAGGACAGTGACACCTTTGCGTTCGTTCTGGACCTGCCCGCCCACATCGCCCCACAGAACCGGGTCGAGTTCTGCATCTGCTTCAGCGTCCAGGATCAGACCTTCTGGGACAATAACGACGGCAAGAACTATGTTCTCAAGCACGTCGGCTGGAACGGAGAGGACCTAAACGCTCTGTCACCTGCGGCATCTGTCGAGCCGAAGAGAACATCATCAGAGCACAAAAACGGGGGTGTGAAGGTGCTGGAGATGGAGTTCGATCAGTTCGGGAGCCCACGCATGTCCAGCGGACTCTTCCCCGGTTGGCAGAGCTGGGGTCAGATTGATAACACCGTGCCTTACTGGTGA